The Catellatospora citrea DNA segment CACGGTCGTCTCGGCGGGCCTGCCGGCCGAGCTGCGCGTCGTCGTCGGAACCGCGCTGCTGCTCGCGCTCGTCGCCGTGCTCGCCCTGGCGCTCGGCGCGCTGCTACGGCGGGCCTGGCTCGCGGTGACCCTGCTGCTGGCCGGGTTCGTGCTGCCGTACCTGCTGGTGGTCGTGCCGCTGCTGCCCGACGCCGTCGCGGGCTGGCTGCTGCGGCTCACCCCCGCCGCCGGATTCGCGGTGCTGCAGACGCTGACCGCATACCCCCAGGTCACCATGCATTACGCGCCGTACGCCGGGTACTTCCCGCTGCCGTGGTGGGCCGGGCTCGCGGTGACCTGCGCGTTCACCGCGCCGGCACTCGGGTTCGCGCTGCGCCGCGCCCCGCAGCGGCCGGACGCGACGCCGGTCGACTGGCGGTGAACGCAGACCGGTGCGGGAGCCGTCGTGGCTCCCGCACCGGTCTGCTCAGCCCTGGTCGGCGAGGACCTTCAGCACGAACTCAGTCCTTGTCGGCGGGCACGTCCCGCAGGAACAGGATGCCGTCGCTGGCGGCGACGTGGGCGGGATCCCGCGGGAAGTAGCCGTGGTCGTCGGTGTTGTCCGCGCGCCGCACGGGTTCCACCCCGGCGGCGTGCAGCGCGGCGGCCAGGCGGCGGCCGTCGAGCAGGTAGCGGTCGTCCGGAAGCGTCGACAGGACGCCCTCGAAGGTGTCGGCCGCCGGTGCGCCGAGGCCGCGATGGCGCATCGCGCCGACCGCCGTGGCCACGAAGGCGTAGCGCGCGCCGAGGTCGGCGGCGGCGATCGCCCCGGCGGTCCACCAGGTCAGCGCCTGGTTGAGGTAGTCGGCCTGCCAGTGGCCCTCCTCGCGCTGCAGGTGCGCGTTGTGCGCGAACACCAGCGTCGGGCCCCGGTCGGCCTCCCTGGCCTCGATCGCCAGCAGGTTCTCGGCCATCATCGTGTCGCGCGTGATCATGAGCCGGGCATACCGCGACGGGGAGGCGGCCGCCATCACCGCGTGGTATCGCAGCAGGCCCGCGGCCGCACGCGCGTGCAGCCGGGCCCGCCACCGGTCCTCCTCCGGCGCTGCGGCGAGCAGTCGCGGGGCCTGCGCCGACAGCAGCGCCTGCAGGTCGTCGGCGAGCAGCCGGAGCCGCACCGCCTCCGGCGACGAGCCGACCGACCGCGACGGGTCCATCGCCGCCGCCTCATCGGTCCAGCGGTCGTCGCCGCCGGCAAGGTCCTCGATCAGGGCCGCGTCGTCCGGAAGCTGCCCGGGGTCGCCCCAGGCCGCGACGTGGTCGCGCACCTCGGCCAGGGCGTGGCGCGGGCTGGCGGCGTACATCATCTCCGTCGGGGCGTCGAAGCCGTAGAAGCGCAGCCGGTCGCCGTCCGGGCGGCCCTGGTTGTGCTCCCGCATCCAGGCGACCAGTTCCCGGTTGCCCGCGAACGCGCCCCAGCCGTGACTGACGCCGTGTGCCATGACGTCGTCGAGCGTGCCCGGGCCGCCCGCGACGTACGCGTCCACGGCCAGCCCGGCCAGGCAGTCGCTCTCCAGCGCGATCGACCGGTAGCCCTCGTGCTCCACGAGATGGCGCAGCAGCCGGTTGCGCACCCGGAGGAACAGCTCCTCACCGTGGACGGGTTCGCCGAGGCCGAGCAGCCGCGGCCGGACCGGCAGCGCGTCGAGCAGCCGGGTCACGGCGGGCCCGGCGTCGTCGGTGAACGCCCAACCGGCGTCGGGCAG contains these protein-coding regions:
- a CDS encoding erythromycin esterase family protein gives rise to the protein MTIHAALPDAGWAFTDDAGPAVTRLLDALPVRPRLLGLGEPVHGEELFLRVRNRLLRHLVEHEGYRSIALESDCLAGLAVDAYVAGGPGTLDDVMAHGVSHGWGAFAGNRELVAWMREHNQGRPDGDRLRFYGFDAPTEMMYAASPRHALAEVRDHVAAWGDPGQLPDDAALIEDLAGGDDRWTDEAAAMDPSRSVGSSPEAVRLRLLADDLQALLSAQAPRLLAAAPEEDRWRARLHARAAAGLLRYHAVMAAASPSRYARLMITRDTMMAENLLAIEAREADRGPTLVFAHNAHLQREEGHWQADYLNQALTWWTAGAIAAADLGARYAFVATAVGAMRHRGLGAPAADTFEGVLSTLPDDRYLLDGRRLAAALHAAGVEPVRRADNTDDHGYFPRDPAHVAASDGILFLRDVPADKD